Proteins from a genomic interval of Equus quagga isolate Etosha38 chromosome 13, UCLA_HA_Equagga_1.0, whole genome shotgun sequence:
- the NKPD1 gene encoding NTPase KAP family P-loop domain-containing protein 1 isoform X1, translated as MHKHYTVHFAKGALPPGTPTECYFLDPELGHQKGCCHQRCCDPAAPGAHRPCRPPPKVRWQLAYHSQEGCVRGPLPPILQQQQWQPQPPPPSPLRQRLCPVHGAQKGPPATATAPMGPASAPQLPPAPTTSATAAPATASSSPGLHSTAGALLQPSRPSAARPLPAPPAFGLFTSYSSDILTEDDVYCSCLAKTLCHVPVPVTVGFYASFGCRLHMMLDKITALMQQEAEQREAEELRRVQWRPRSVRGWGFPQLLWYLVFLRPVITEVHLRRKNVKFLFIRFSAWQYAGTDKLWAGLVTTLCEGIRHHYGALPFSVYSVLGNKPGTSPGLCQREWHCRLRVCLALLALLAALCLGVGLLYLSVGARAPGHGGASLLRVFGGAATTLSGSGLLMAVYSVGKHLFVSQRKKIERLVSREKFGSQLGFMCEVKKEVELLTDFLCFLEIYQRRRLRVVLEVTGLDTCYPERVVGVLNAMNTLLSDSHAPFIFILVVDPSILAACLESAGSMKGTADNGYLFLNRTVTLPFSVPIMGRRTKLRFLHDAVQSRDDLLYRELTRKLRPPCGGAGGEGEELLEGETQAGGERAQGRIDAEAARRIQEALFCLHDERDCLYEYVPDNVVSMRRIVNTVPITVRLLQQQQGSFGGPTPRQAVAWVVLANQWPCRLSWALQCLEDRQQAGGAPEASARLWDVFCDNSCELHTMTKALQNVLDLDGDPELFERFLGADFPFTVGEAQSLLRCTVNLDHSIRRRMGLIRAVSALKPPEPPKSHAGDDPHATTGANSPRAAVSGHTAGHAPAQGNEARHPRDRAHGGKPRTMA; from the exons ATGCACAAGCATTACACGGTCCACTTTGCCAAGGGTGCCCTGCCCCCCGGGACCCCCACCGAGTGCTACTTCTTGGACCCGGAGTTGGGGCACCAAAAAG gaTGCTGTCACCAGAGGTGCTGTGACCCAGCGGCCCCTGGAGCCCACAGGCCCTGCCGGCCACCCCCCAAGGTGCGCTGGCAGCTGGCCTACCACAGCCAGGAGGGCTGTGTCAGgggccccctgccccccatcctgcagcagcagcagtggcagccccagcccccacctcccagccccctgcgGCAGCGGCTCTGCCCGGTTCACGGGGCCCAGAAGGGGCCGCCTGCAACCGCCACTGCCCCCATGGGACCGGCCAGCGCCCCCCAGCTGCCCCCCGCGCCCACCACCTCAGCCACTGCGGCACCCGCCACGGCCAGCAGCAGCCCCGGCCTGCACTCTACCGCCGGCGCCCTCCTGCAGCCCAGCCGGCCCTCTGCCGCccggcccctgcctgccccaccagCCTTCGGCCTCTTCACCTCCTACAGCTCCG ATATCCTGACAGAGGATGACGTCTACTGCAGCTGCCTGGCCAAGACCCTCTGCCACGTGCCCGTCCCCGTGACGGTGGGTTTCTACGCCTCCTTTGGCTGCCGCCTGCACATGATGCTGGACAAGATCACTG cgCTGATGCAGCAGGAGGCGGAGCAGCGCGAGGCCGAGGAGCTGCGGCGCGTGCAGTGGCGGCCGCGGTCGGTGCGCGGCTGGGGCTTCCCGCAGCTGCTGTGGTACCTGGTGTTCCTGCGGCCTGTCATCACCGAGGTGCACCTGCGGCGCAAGAACGTGAAGTTCCTGTTCATCCGCTTCAGCGCCTGGCAGTACGCGGGCACCGACAAGCtgtgggccggcctggtgaccaCGCTGTGCGAGGGCATCCGCCACCACTACGGCGCGCTGCCCTTCAGCGTGTACTCGGTGCTGGGCAACAAGCCGGGCACGTCGCCGGGCCTCTGCCAGCGCGAGTGGCACTGCCGGCTCCGCGTGTGCCTGGCGCTGCTGGCGCTGCTGGCCGCGCTGTGCCTGGGGGTGGGCCTGCTCTACCTGTCGGTGGGCGCCCGCGCGCCGGGCCACGGCGGCGCCAGCCTGCTGCGCGTGTTCGGCGGCGCGGCCACCACGCTGTCGGGCTCGGGGCTGCTCATGGCCGTGTACTCGGTGGGCAAGCACCTGTTCGTGAGCCAGCGCAAGAAGATCGAGCGGCTGGTGTCGCGGGAGAAGTTCGGCAGCCAGCTGGGCTTCATGTGCGAGGTGAAGAAGGAGGTGGAGCTGCTCACCGACTTCCTGTGCTTCCTGGAGATCTACCAGCGGCGCCGGCTGCGCGTCGTGCTCGAGGTCACCGGGCTGGACACGTGCTACCCTGAGCGCGTGGTGGGCGTGCTCAACGCCATGAACACGCTGCTGTCCGACAGCCACGCGCCCTTCATCTTCATCCTGGTGGTGGACCCCAGCATCCTGGCCGCGTGCCTGGAGAGCGCCGGCTCCATGAAGGGCACGGCCGACAACGGCTACCTCTTCCTCAACCGCACCGTCACGCTGCCCTTCTCCGTGCCCATCATGGGCCGCCGCACCAAGCTGCGGTTCCTGCACGACGCCGTGCAGAGCCGCGACGACCTGCTCTACCGCGAGCTGACGCGCAAGCTGCGGCCGCCGTGCGGGGGCGCGGGCGGCGAGGGCGAGGAGCTCCTGGAGGGGGAGACGCAGGCGGGGGGCGAGCGCGCGCAGGGCCGCATCGACGCCGAGGCGGCGCGCCGCATCCAGGAGGCGCTCTTCTGCCTGCACGACGAGCGCGACTGCCTCTACGAGTACGTGCCCGACAACGTGGTGTCCATGCGGCGCATCGTCAACACCGTGCCCATCACCGTGCGcctgctgcagcagcagcagggcagCTTCGGGGGTCCCACGCCGCGCCAGGCCGTGGCGTGGGTCGTGCTGGCCAACCAGTGGCCGTGCCGCCTCAGCTGGGCGCTGCAGTGCCTGGAGGACCGGCAGCAGGCCGGGGGCGCGCCGGAGGCCAGCGCGCGCCTCTGGGACGTGTTCTGCGACAACAGCTGCGAGCTGCACACTATGACCAAGGCGTTGCAGAACGTGCTCGACCTGGACGGCGACCCCGAACTTTTCGAGCGCTTCCTGGGCGCCGACTTCCCCTTCACGGTGGGGGAGGCGCAGAGCCTGCTGCGCTGCACCGTCAACCTGGACCACTCCATCCGCCGCCGCATGGGCCTCATCCGGGCTGTCAGCGCGCTCAAGCCGCCTGAGCCGCCCAAGTCCCATGCTGGCGACGACCCCCACGCCACCACTGGAGCCAACTCCCCTCGGGCGGCTGTATCAGGCCACACTGCAGGGCACGCCCCTGCACAAGGCAACGAAGCCCGCCATCCCCGGGACCGGGCACACGGGGGCAAGCCAAGGACCATGGCCTGA
- the NKPD1 gene encoding NTPase KAP family P-loop domain-containing protein 1 isoform X2: protein MHKHYTVHFAKGALPPGTPTECYFLDPELGHQKDILTEDDVYCSCLAKTLCHVPVPVTVGFYASFGCRLHMMLDKITALMQQEAEQREAEELRRVQWRPRSVRGWGFPQLLWYLVFLRPVITEVHLRRKNVKFLFIRFSAWQYAGTDKLWAGLVTTLCEGIRHHYGALPFSVYSVLGNKPGTSPGLCQREWHCRLRVCLALLALLAALCLGVGLLYLSVGARAPGHGGASLLRVFGGAATTLSGSGLLMAVYSVGKHLFVSQRKKIERLVSREKFGSQLGFMCEVKKEVELLTDFLCFLEIYQRRRLRVVLEVTGLDTCYPERVVGVLNAMNTLLSDSHAPFIFILVVDPSILAACLESAGSMKGTADNGYLFLNRTVTLPFSVPIMGRRTKLRFLHDAVQSRDDLLYRELTRKLRPPCGGAGGEGEELLEGETQAGGERAQGRIDAEAARRIQEALFCLHDERDCLYEYVPDNVVSMRRIVNTVPITVRLLQQQQGSFGGPTPRQAVAWVVLANQWPCRLSWALQCLEDRQQAGGAPEASARLWDVFCDNSCELHTMTKALQNVLDLDGDPELFERFLGADFPFTVGEAQSLLRCTVNLDHSIRRRMGLIRAVSALKPPEPPKSHAGDDPHATTGANSPRAAVSGHTAGHAPAQGNEARHPRDRAHGGKPRTMA, encoded by the exons ATGCACAAGCATTACACGGTCCACTTTGCCAAGGGTGCCCTGCCCCCCGGGACCCCCACCGAGTGCTACTTCTTGGACCCGGAGTTGGGGCACCAAAAAG ATATCCTGACAGAGGATGACGTCTACTGCAGCTGCCTGGCCAAGACCCTCTGCCACGTGCCCGTCCCCGTGACGGTGGGTTTCTACGCCTCCTTTGGCTGCCGCCTGCACATGATGCTGGACAAGATCACTG cgCTGATGCAGCAGGAGGCGGAGCAGCGCGAGGCCGAGGAGCTGCGGCGCGTGCAGTGGCGGCCGCGGTCGGTGCGCGGCTGGGGCTTCCCGCAGCTGCTGTGGTACCTGGTGTTCCTGCGGCCTGTCATCACCGAGGTGCACCTGCGGCGCAAGAACGTGAAGTTCCTGTTCATCCGCTTCAGCGCCTGGCAGTACGCGGGCACCGACAAGCtgtgggccggcctggtgaccaCGCTGTGCGAGGGCATCCGCCACCACTACGGCGCGCTGCCCTTCAGCGTGTACTCGGTGCTGGGCAACAAGCCGGGCACGTCGCCGGGCCTCTGCCAGCGCGAGTGGCACTGCCGGCTCCGCGTGTGCCTGGCGCTGCTGGCGCTGCTGGCCGCGCTGTGCCTGGGGGTGGGCCTGCTCTACCTGTCGGTGGGCGCCCGCGCGCCGGGCCACGGCGGCGCCAGCCTGCTGCGCGTGTTCGGCGGCGCGGCCACCACGCTGTCGGGCTCGGGGCTGCTCATGGCCGTGTACTCGGTGGGCAAGCACCTGTTCGTGAGCCAGCGCAAGAAGATCGAGCGGCTGGTGTCGCGGGAGAAGTTCGGCAGCCAGCTGGGCTTCATGTGCGAGGTGAAGAAGGAGGTGGAGCTGCTCACCGACTTCCTGTGCTTCCTGGAGATCTACCAGCGGCGCCGGCTGCGCGTCGTGCTCGAGGTCACCGGGCTGGACACGTGCTACCCTGAGCGCGTGGTGGGCGTGCTCAACGCCATGAACACGCTGCTGTCCGACAGCCACGCGCCCTTCATCTTCATCCTGGTGGTGGACCCCAGCATCCTGGCCGCGTGCCTGGAGAGCGCCGGCTCCATGAAGGGCACGGCCGACAACGGCTACCTCTTCCTCAACCGCACCGTCACGCTGCCCTTCTCCGTGCCCATCATGGGCCGCCGCACCAAGCTGCGGTTCCTGCACGACGCCGTGCAGAGCCGCGACGACCTGCTCTACCGCGAGCTGACGCGCAAGCTGCGGCCGCCGTGCGGGGGCGCGGGCGGCGAGGGCGAGGAGCTCCTGGAGGGGGAGACGCAGGCGGGGGGCGAGCGCGCGCAGGGCCGCATCGACGCCGAGGCGGCGCGCCGCATCCAGGAGGCGCTCTTCTGCCTGCACGACGAGCGCGACTGCCTCTACGAGTACGTGCCCGACAACGTGGTGTCCATGCGGCGCATCGTCAACACCGTGCCCATCACCGTGCGcctgctgcagcagcagcagggcagCTTCGGGGGTCCCACGCCGCGCCAGGCCGTGGCGTGGGTCGTGCTGGCCAACCAGTGGCCGTGCCGCCTCAGCTGGGCGCTGCAGTGCCTGGAGGACCGGCAGCAGGCCGGGGGCGCGCCGGAGGCCAGCGCGCGCCTCTGGGACGTGTTCTGCGACAACAGCTGCGAGCTGCACACTATGACCAAGGCGTTGCAGAACGTGCTCGACCTGGACGGCGACCCCGAACTTTTCGAGCGCTTCCTGGGCGCCGACTTCCCCTTCACGGTGGGGGAGGCGCAGAGCCTGCTGCGCTGCACCGTCAACCTGGACCACTCCATCCGCCGCCGCATGGGCCTCATCCGGGCTGTCAGCGCGCTCAAGCCGCCTGAGCCGCCCAAGTCCCATGCTGGCGACGACCCCCACGCCACCACTGGAGCCAACTCCCCTCGGGCGGCTGTATCAGGCCACACTGCAGGGCACGCCCCTGCACAAGGCAACGAAGCCCGCCATCCCCGGGACCGGGCACACGGGGGCAAGCCAAGGACCATGGCCTGA